A genome region from Longimicrobium sp. includes the following:
- a CDS encoding EAL domain-containing protein has product MSESSARPRQSRATRPGRNPAPGALAEALFAGVERGAEGFFLLDFDAHVRFVNAAAERALGRGRDSLVGRCIWDELPELRAAGLEPLLHAACVGEGAADGELRLGTPTRWYRVRAFADREGTGVFLLDTTAEHALGESEARFRRARHDPLTGLADRAEFVREVREADDAFAVVCLDVDRVERVSEGVGYAAGDRMLVEAAARLRASLGPEHTLGRLGGAAFAVLPRGVRDAVGVRRLCERMQSALAQPFAVDDHTVVAAAAMGVALAADDGDAEALVRGAEVAMQRSRTAGGARVQWYDRAMHAQTRARLRLECDLRNAMERGELHLHFQSVVDMATGRAVGAEALLRWNHPERGPISPTEFIPVAEETGMIDALSDWVLREACRALPALKAAGGDGFTLSINLSAHQFAWGNLAERLGRTLHETGTAPRDLAVEITESALLGRLDAAAHVLRDLRAAGMRVYIDDFGTGYSSLAYLHRLPMDAIKVDRSFVEGLRDEPWSRQVVSSIVTLAGSLGVRVIAEGVSEPVQHEILRELGCGYAQGFLFSRPVPADALCALLRR; this is encoded by the coding sequence ATGAGCGAGAGCAGCGCCCGCCCCCGGCAATCCCGCGCCACCCGCCCCGGCCGCAACCCGGCGCCCGGCGCGCTCGCGGAGGCCCTCTTCGCGGGAGTGGAGCGCGGCGCCGAAGGCTTCTTCCTCCTCGACTTCGACGCGCACGTCCGCTTCGTCAACGCCGCGGCGGAGCGGGCGCTGGGGCGCGGCCGCGACTCGCTGGTCGGCCGCTGCATCTGGGACGAGCTCCCGGAGCTGCGCGCCGCCGGGCTGGAGCCGCTCCTCCATGCCGCGTGCGTGGGCGAAGGCGCGGCGGACGGCGAGCTCCGCCTCGGCACGCCGACGCGCTGGTACCGCGTGCGCGCCTTCGCGGACCGCGAGGGGACCGGCGTCTTCCTCCTGGACACCACCGCCGAGCACGCGCTGGGCGAGAGCGAGGCGCGCTTCCGCCGAGCGCGGCACGACCCCCTCACCGGCCTCGCCGACCGCGCGGAGTTCGTGCGCGAGGTGCGCGAGGCGGACGACGCGTTTGCCGTGGTCTGCCTGGACGTGGACCGCGTGGAGCGGGTGAGCGAGGGCGTCGGCTACGCGGCCGGCGACCGGATGCTGGTGGAAGCCGCCGCACGTCTGCGCGCATCGCTCGGCCCCGAGCACACCCTGGGAAGGCTCGGCGGCGCCGCCTTCGCCGTCCTCCCACGCGGCGTACGCGACGCGGTGGGGGTGCGGCGCCTCTGCGAGCGGATGCAGTCCGCGCTGGCGCAGCCGTTCGCCGTCGATGACCACACCGTCGTCGCCGCGGCGGCCATGGGCGTCGCGCTCGCCGCCGACGATGGCGACGCCGAGGCGCTGGTGCGCGGCGCGGAGGTGGCGATGCAGCGCTCGCGCACGGCCGGCGGCGCGCGCGTGCAGTGGTACGACCGCGCCATGCACGCCCAGACCCGCGCGCGCCTCCGCCTGGAGTGCGACCTCCGCAACGCGATGGAGCGCGGCGAGCTGCACCTCCACTTCCAGAGCGTCGTCGATATGGCGACGGGGCGCGCGGTCGGCGCGGAGGCGCTCCTGCGCTGGAACCACCCGGAGCGCGGTCCGATTTCACCCACCGAGTTCATCCCGGTCGCCGAGGAAACGGGGATGATCGACGCGCTGAGCGATTGGGTCCTTCGCGAGGCGTGCCGCGCCCTTCCCGCGCTCAAAGCGGCGGGCGGCGACGGGTTCACGCTCTCCATCAACCTGTCCGCGCACCAGTTCGCCTGGGGGAACCTGGCCGAGCGGCTGGGCCGCACGCTGCACGAGACCGGCACCGCGCCGCGCGACCTCGCGGTGGAGATCACCGAGAGTGCGCTGCTCGGCCGGCTCGACGCGGCGGCGCACGTCCTCCGAGATCTGCGCGCGGCGGGGATGCGGGTATACATCGACGACTTCGGCACGGGCTACTCCTCGCTCGCCTACCTCCACCGCCTGCCGATGGACGCCATCAAGGTCGACCGGTCGTTCGTGGAGGGGCTGCGCGACGAGCCGTGGAGCCGCCAGGTGGTGTCGTCCATCGTTACGCTGGCGGGGAGCCTGGGCGTGCGCGTGATCGCCGAGGGCGTCTCCGAACCCGTGCAGCACGAGATCCTGCGCGAGCTGGGATGTGGCTACGCGCAGGGCTTCCTCTTCTCGCGCCCGGTCCCGGCCGACGCGCTCTGCGCTCTTCTGCGCAGGTGA